The genomic segment ACCCTGCTTTGGACAGTAAATTAAAGTTGTCTGACGTCAAACAACCAAGCTGAATTAAGTGTTTCACAGTACATTGTCAGTAAAACTACAtctaaatgtatgcatgaaaaTGGGGCACAAATTAACTAAAGGTAACTAAGGTGAGATAAGAGTTACATCTATTCAAGATCTACTTCAGTTAGGATACCAACTGTACCATGCCTGAACTAGACATAGGCTGTCAAAGTTAAAAATGACCCAAACACCACTGGCACTTGTGCTTGTCCCCATGTGAGCATTACCAGAACACACTCAATACCATCAGGCAATGGTTTTGGTaattacaaatgttttgaaGTGATACATAGCACTCCTCTAGTCGTCGTaatacacaatcacaccacacaaaaaaacatgactCTCACTGCCTTACCTTGATTTCAACCTGGTTGAAGGTCTTGCCATTGTACACACCAACCATGGAGCCTACCATCTCCGGCAGGATGACCATGTCCCTCAGGTGGGTTTTCACCACCTCTGGCTTCTCCATGGGAGGGGCCTCCTTCTTGGCCTTGCGCAGACGCTTCAGGAGGGACTGCTGCTTCCTCCTCAGGCCGCGGTTCAACCTCCTCCTCTGGCGAGCGCCATAGAGCTGCATGAGTTGCTCACTGCAGAATGGAGACACCGGTTAAGCCCAACgtttacaaaaccaaaacatgacaCAGGCAGCCATGCAGTATTATAGTGATGCAGGTTCATGgttgagaaaaataaataacttcttGTTTTGTTACATCAACATGCAAGTCTGGTCTATTGGACATTTTCCAATTCATTTTCAAAGTATTACTATGAATAGTAACTACATAGAAAACCAAACCTTGTTTAAAAAAGTGGGATAAAAAGGTCAGGTTTTTTTGAAAGTTCATAGAGTTCAGCAAGGGCAATTAAATGCAAGCTTAACTCCATTACTTGTGTGCCAGGCCGACGAACACCCCGATACTTCAATATTAACGCGACCAAAAGTCCCTTCACTCACTAGGACATGTCAAGGAGCTGGTCCAGGTCCACACCTCTGTAGGTGAACTTCCTGAAAGTGCGCTTCTTCTTCTGCTCAACGTCCGCCTGTTATTTAGGAAATTCACAACACAAAGTAAACAAGCTCATGCGTTAAGATACTACCTTTATTCGCCACCATTAGCCCGCTAGCTGTCGTGATACAGAAAAGCCCGTTAGGAAACCTAACTGTAACTCGGACACTACTTAAATACACTAGAAATTAAAAGAAACTTCCTGCATGTAACATAAAAGTACTACTACAGTAATCTAAAAATCTAGTAATACTACAGAACGAGTAAAC from the Electrophorus electricus isolate fEleEle1 chromosome 26, fEleEle1.pri, whole genome shotgun sequence genome contains:
- the rps15 gene encoding 40S ribosomal protein S15 codes for the protein MADVEQKKKRTFRKFTYRGVDLDQLLDMSYEQLMQLYGARQRRRLNRGLRRKQQSLLKRLRKAKKEAPPMEKPEVVKTHLRDMVILPEMVGSMVGVYNGKTFNQVEIKPEMIGHYLGEFSITYKPVKHGRPGIGATHSSRFIPLK